The window CATACAGGCATACAGGCATACAGGCATACAGGCATACAGGCATACAGGCATACAGGCATACAGGCATACAGGCGATAATTTTCTCAAAAAATCTAAATTTTTCTTGGGCGACGTAAGAATTTTTGCGTTGTTTTTTGTCTCGAAAAAAAACAGAAACAAATAAAAGGGGGTTAAAATGTATAATCAACTGAAATCAATTGCGATAGTGTTCGTAATTTTTGTGGTGTCTGCGTTTGGACAAACCATAGCAAATATGGCTGCTACTGATGGTGAAATCATTACGCTTTTTAGAACAGACAATCCTAGCGTAATAAGGGTTCCTGCAAACGCTACGGTAACAATTGTAAGTAATGAAGGAGCCGACTTAGGCAGTTTCAGAGGGAGAACTTTAGATATCGGTGCCAATGCTGTAGTAATATGGAAAGCAAGAATTACATCTAATACCAGTACAACTGTTTTAACTATTACCGGAGCTGGAACATTTGAGCTTCACGATGAGGCAAGAATTAGCCAGATTGTTCATAACACTGATATGACATCCGGTTCTGCAAACGTTATAAATTCAACAGGTAACAGCAATATTATCATTTATGGAGGATCTATTAGCACAATAGGTACTGGTTTTGCAATTAACTCTCCGAGTGGCAACAATATCATTGCTATTAATGGCGGATTTATTAACAGGCCTATTAACGCTAACGGCTTAATAATATACCACGGAGAAAAACAGCATAGGGATTGGTTAACAGTTAATTTTCAAGCTGTCGATGGAGAAATAATTACAATAAATCGTTCGGGGGCACTTGGAACTCTTACCGTTCCCGCAAATGCGACCGTAACTATCGTTACAGACGGCGAAAATCCGATTTCTCGCACAGCTCCGCTTAACTTAAATATTGGCGCGAATGCGAGAGTAATATGGAAAGCAAGAACTACTACTTCTTCAACAATAAACGCCGTATCTCTCGGAGCAAGCACCGGAACGTTCGAGGTTCACGAAGGAGCAATAATTAAAGCAACTGCCGGACAGGCTATTACCGGAAACAATGCAATAATAAATATTACAGGCGGAATAATAGCCGCGCAAGGAACAACGATTGTTGGCAACAATAATGTGCTTAGTCACGCACCGACAAGTCAAACAGGCGGATTAGTAGTATCATATCCGGCAAGCGGTTCTTTTATGCCCGGAAGCAGGACGGACTTGATTTCATTACCAGCCGACGCAAACATTTCTTGGGGAGTTCAAGGTGGTAGAAACGGGATTTTCTACAACGAAACACAATTTTTGGCAACAAGCGGCACTCAACAAATTTCCGAAACGGTGAATTGGGCAGGTATTACAGTTACGGATGGTCAAGTTGTCCGAGTATCTGCTGCTTCTACGGGAACACTATCTGTTGTTGCCGGCGCAACAGTAACCATAATAAGCGACGGCGAACAGCCCATAGCCCGAACTGCCGCACTTAACCTTACAATAGGCGAAGGCGCAACCGTAAATTGGGAAGCAAAAGTTGCCGCGTCGGGAACAACAAACGCCGTAAATCTCGGCACCGGCACGGGAACAATAGATGTTCGCGATGGAGCAATTATCATAGCCGAAACAGGACAAGCGATTGCCGGAAGCGGAGCCATAAACATTTCCGGCGGATTAGTCGCCGCACAAGGAACATCGATAGTTAGCGGCGTGTTAAGCCGAATGCCGACAAATCAAAGCGGCGGTTTGGTTGTTGCTTATCCGACAAACAGATTTATTTTGCAAGGAGATAGACCACGCTGCGGCTTAACGTCATTACCCGAAAACGCGGATATTTGGTGGACAACAAACGGCGGAAGAATCGGCATCCAATACAATGAAACCGAACTTTTTGCAACCACGGGCACACAACATTTTTGGACGGGAACTATCAACACAGCAGCGAATTTGGCGGCATTCAGAGATTTTGTCAATGCCGGAAACAGTTTTTCGGGAGACACTATTCGGCTTGGTGCAAACATTTCGCTTTCCGGAACTTGGACGCCAATCGGAAATACCTCAACAAATTCTTTCAGAGGAATATTTGACGGAACCGGTCGCACAATAAGCGGTGCCTCTGCTCCTCTTTTTGGAAATGCCAGCGGGCAAATAAGAAACCTTACACTAAACAGTTCGCGCGGTTTGGTAGAGAATTATGGCGGCACAATAGAAAACGTCAGAGTAAATACAAGCGGCTCCATAGGACTTATCGGCACAGCAGGCGGTGTAACCATAAGAAACTCTTCGGTATCGGGAAATATGTCGCCGAGTGTTTCTAATGTTTCCGTAAATCTCGGCGGTTTGGTTAATAACGCAAACGGATCAGTAACGATAGAAAACTCAACGGTAACGGCAAATATTACCGCCAACAGTTCTGTCGGCAGTATTGTTGGCGGCTTGGTCGGACGTGCAACGCAGAGTGTAACAATACGCAATTCGTCTGTTTCGGGCGATATTCGCTCGTCAGTTTCGGGAACGACAAATACTGCGGTAGCACTTGCAGGCGGACTAATCGGACAGGCAAATACAAGCATAGACATCAGCGAGTCCTATTTTATCGGCGAGGTTTTAACGACACTTTCCTCAACCGCAACAACAGCAGGGCTAAATCACACAGCCCGTTCAGGCGGATTTATCGGATATGGGGCAGGAATTTTGGGGGTTGGCTCTGTAAATATTAATAATTCCTTTGTTTTGGGAGATGTTCTCGCCTCAAACGCCTCAACAGGCGCAACTTCGGGTTCTACGTTTTCGGGCGGCTTTATAGGAACTCTGCGAAACCGCATAGATATTGAAAATTCCTACATAAACGGCACAATAATGGCAAGCGGCAACCAGCGAAACGTAGGCGGAATCGTAGGATATTGGTCAGCAAGCAGAATCGAAAGCGTATTTTCGGCAACTCCTTGCCCATTGTTTGGCGTTGAAGGAACAAGTGCGGCTCAATTAAGAAACCGCGCAACATTTACCGGCTGGGATTTCGAGAGCGTTTGGGACATCAGCTCTGAAACAAACAACGGTTTCCCATTTTTGCGAAACGTTGGCGCAAACGATAACAACGGCGGAACGTTTATTCGTCCAAGACCCGACACACAACCGCGTCTCCACGGCATTCTCCTCGAAAACTCCGTGGTCTCCGACGTTGCAAAAATCTCGATAATCACCCCTGAACCCGCACAAATAACCTTGCGAATTTTGGACGCATTAGGCAACGTTGTATGGACGGCAACCGATGTAGGGGCGACCGCCCTCGGTCGCCCGAATAATATATCGTACGACACGGGCGACCGGGGGCGGTCGCCCCTACAAACGTCTATCGTTTGGAATTTAACCAACCAATCCGGACGATACGTCGCAAGCGGCACGTATCTTATAATCGTAGAGGCAGTAGGGCAGAGCGGAAGAAGATTTGTTTATTCGTCGAGGGTTGGAGTAAGTAGATAAACTTTGCGTTTTTTTTGATATTAATAAGGGCGGGGAATTTTTCTCGCCTTATTTGTTGTGGCAAATATTATTTTAACTTAAAATTTTTATAAAAGGGGGTGGAGTTATGCTGTGTCAATTGGAGTTAGATGTTGTCGATAAAAAAGAGGCTTTCGCCAAAGATTTTTTTAGCTCTATATCGTTCGTGAAGAATGTGCGCATTTTGAAGGAAAGAGAAATAACAAACCCGAAGGTCTTGTCGCGAATAAATCGCTATGAAACGGGACGCACAAACTTATTACCCATGTCTTTTTCCGCGTTGAAGAAGGATTTGGTAAATGCGTGATATATATTTTGAGCCCGATAGCCTGGTCTGAATTTGGCTGGTGGTTCAAAACAGATTTGAAAAAGGAAATTGTTTGTAATATTTTGAGCAAGCGGTTCGAGATTTCTTACACAATTATTCGATATTTTGCAGAGACGCAATACCTTGCGTCTCTTTTCTATTTGCGCAAATAGTATTTTTGTGCTGAATTTTGGAGAAATCGAAAGTTATGGACAAAAAAATGGTGGTGCCGAAGCATTGCGCCGTTATTATGGACGGGAACGGAAGATGGGCGAAACAGAGAAATCTGGCTCGTCCGTTTGGGCATAAAGAAGGCGCGAAGGCAACGCATAATTTGGTTGAGAGTTGCGTTAATTTGGGGCTTGAAGTCCTTTCGATTTACGTTTTTTCGAGCGAAAACTGGAACCGCCCCGCAAATGAAGTAAGCGCGCTTATGAAACTTCTGGTGGAAATGATAAAAAAAGAATTGCCGAATCTTATGCAAAAAAACGTGAAAGTGCGACTTATGGGCGATGCGGATTTGCTTCCCGAAAAAGCGAGAAAAGACCTTTTTGAAAGCATAAATAAAACGTCGAAGAATACAGGGCTAACTCTCTGCCTTGCAATAAGTTATGGCGGAAGAAACGAAATAGTTCGCGCCGCAAAATTGTTTGCGAAAGACTGCTTAGAGCAAAAGGCGAACACAGACGACATAACAATCGAAAAACTAAGCGCTTATATGTATCTTCCCGATATTTGCGACCCCGAACTTGTAATACGAACGGGCGGCGACAAACGAATAAGTAATTTTATGCTTTGGCAATCGGCATATTCCGAATTTTATTTTACCGACACGCTTTGGCCCGATTTTAAGGAAGAAGAACTTATAAAAGCATTTGAACAATTTTCAAAAACAGACAGACGATTTGGAAAGGTTAAGGAAGATGAAGACGATTAAAAAAGAAAAAACAGAGAATAAAGGCGAGAAGAGAACGCTTAAAAACATAGGCAAACGAATGTTTTTTGTTGCTTGGGCGGCGCCGTTAGCGCTTTTTTTGATAAATTCGCAGATTAACCTTCTTCCGTTTTTGTTTGGCGACAGGTTCGACGGCATAATAAAGCCGATTTATCCTTCGACTATTCTTGCATTCTTGATTATTCTTCTTGCGGCGAAAGAATATTTTGGAATGCTCAAAACAAAATTCAGGAAAAACTGGTTTTGGCTCGGCTATATTTGGCTATTCATAAGTATGTGCGGCTCAATAGTTAATGTAAATATTCTCAGTTTTCAGAACTCGCTTTATATTCTGTTTCTTTTGATTGCGTTTGAGGCGTTTTTTATAGGAAAAGGGACGCTTCGATGGAGGCGCGCGAGTTTGTTTTTTGTCGGTGTGGTGTTTTTAAGTATTGCCGGAGATGCGCTTCTTAAGTATCTTGAGCCGTCGTTTATGAGTATTTGGGCTTTTCCGATAACCAACCAATTTTTTGCGGCAAACTTGGGCTTAATAACGATTTTGACGGCTATATTTTTCTGCGACGGCGCGGCATACATTGTCGGCTCGCTTTTCGGGAAGCATAAGTTAAGCGACATTTCGCCCAAAAAGACAATAGAGGGAAGTATCGGCGGATTTTTATTTTCGGTTGCGATAATGACAATAATTTTCGCTCTTTTCGGCAACCCGCAAGAACCGATTTGGCTTGGCGTAATGCTTGGCGTTGTTATAGGAATTTTTGCGCAGGTCGGCGACTTGTTCTTTTCGCTCACAAAGCGCTATTTTGCGGTGAAAGACACTT is drawn from Chitinivibrionia bacterium and contains these coding sequences:
- a CDS encoding phosphatidate cytidylyltransferase produces the protein MKTIKKEKTENKGEKRTLKNIGKRMFFVAWAAPLALFLINSQINLLPFLFGDRFDGIIKPIYPSTILAFLIILLAAKEYFGMLKTKFRKNWFWLGYIWLFISMCGSIVNVNILSFQNSLYILFLLIAFEAFFIGKGTLRWRRASLFFVGVVFLSIAGDALLKYLEPSFMSIWAFPITNQFFAANLGLITILTAIFFCDGAAYIVGSLFGKHKLSDISPKKTIEGSIGGFLFSVAIMTIIFALFGNPQEPIWLGVMLGVVIGIFAQVGDLFFSLTKRYFAVKDTSDLIPGHGGILDRFDSVLFVSPFVHIVITLANNFG
- a CDS encoding isoprenyl transferase, giving the protein MDKKMVVPKHCAVIMDGNGRWAKQRNLARPFGHKEGAKATHNLVESCVNLGLEVLSIYVFSSENWNRPANEVSALMKLLVEMIKKELPNLMQKNVKVRLMGDADLLPEKARKDLFESINKTSKNTGLTLCLAISYGGRNEIVRAAKLFAKDCLEQKANTDDITIEKLSAYMYLPDICDPELVIRTGGDKRISNFMLWQSAYSEFYFTDTLWPDFKEEELIKAFEQFSKTDRRFGKVKEDEDD